A single Triticum dicoccoides isolate Atlit2015 ecotype Zavitan chromosome 2A, WEW_v2.0, whole genome shotgun sequence DNA region contains:
- the LOC119353587 gene encoding zinc transporter 8-like has protein sequence MKRGAAVLLAAVVALLLISAVRGEDECGSPESAARDRARARPLKIAAFFSILICGAMGCSLPVLGRHVPALRPDGDVFFLVKAFAAGVILATGFIHILPDAFENLTSDCLPAAGPWKDFPFAGLGAMVGAIGTLVVDTLATGYFTRAHLNKDRAHGSSAAVVDEEKQAAAAAAASELARHYHDDGEHEGHVHLHTHATHGHTHGSAALVAAVGGAEDEKDTIRHRVISQVLELGIVVHSVIIGISLGASQDPETIKPLVVALSFHQMFEGMGLGGCIVQAKFKARSIVTMILFFCLTTPVGIAIGFGISQVYNENSPTALVVEGSLNSVAAGILVYMALVDLLAEDFMNPKVQSRGKLQLGINVSMLVGAGLMSMLAKWA, from the exons ATGAAGCGGGGCGCCGCTGTCCTGCTCGCCGCCGTCGTGGCGCTGCTCCTGATCTCGGCCGTGCGGGGCGAGGACGAGTGCGGGTCGCCGGAGTCGGCGGCGCGCGACCGCGCGCGGGCGAGGCCTCTCAagatcgcggccttcttctccatcCTCATCTGCGGGGCTATGGGTTGCTCCCTGCCCGTGCTGGGGCGACACGTGCCCGCGCTCCGGCCCGACGGCGACGTCTTCTTCCTGGTCAAGGCGTTCGCGGCGGGGGTAATCCTCGCCACGGGGTTCATCCACATCCTCCCCGACGCGTTCGAGAACCTCACGTCGGACTGCCTGCCCGCCGCCGGGCCGTGGAAGGACTTCCCGTTCGCCGGGTTGGGAGCCATGGTCGGCGCCATCGGCACGCtcgtggtcgacaccctcgccACGGGGTACTTCACGCGCGCCCACTTGAACAAGGACCGAGCCCACGGCAGCAGCGCCGCCGTGGTGGACGAGGAGAAAcaggctgctgctgctgccgccgccagcgAGTTAGCGCGCCACTACCACGACGACGGGGAGCACGAGGGACATGTTCACTTGCACACGCACGCGACCCATGGCCACACCCACGGGTCGGCGGCGCTCGTCGCGGCCGTTGGCGGCGCCGAGGACGAAAAGGACACGATCCGGCATCGCGTAATCTCTCAG GTTCTTGAGCTGGGTATTGTGGTGCACTCGGTGATCATCGGCATCTCCCTCGGCGCGTCTCAGGACCCGGAAACAATCAAACCTCTCGTCGTCGCCTTGAGCTTCCACCAGATGTTCGAAGGAATGGGCCTTGGTGGCTGCATAGTTCAG GCAAAGTTCAAGGCTAGGTCCATTGTGACCATGATCCTCTTCTTCTGCCTGACAACGCCGGTGGGCATCGCCATCGGCTTCGGCATATCGCAAGTGTACAACGAGAACAGcccgacggcgctggtggtggaggGCAGCCTCAACTCCGTGGCAGCGGGGATCCTCGTCTACATGGCCCTCGTCGACCTCCTCGCCGAGGACTTCATGAACCCAAAGGTGCAGAGCAGGGGGAAGCTGCAACTCGGTATCAATGTCTCCATGTTGGTCGGTGCAGGCCTCATGTCCATGCTCGCCAAATGGGCCTAG
- the LOC119353588 gene encoding probable carboxylesterase 18, protein MEATTKNQETGAGDKSARPSPPALPWSVRLQLFALVTANDIAQRRDGTVNRFLFSFGDRQSPARPRPDAHGVRSADVTVDASRNLWARVYSPAAEAAGRTPLPVLVYFHGGGFTLLSAASTPIDGMCRRFCRELGAVVVSVNYRLAPEHRHPAAYDDCVDVLRYLGATGGLPADASVPVDLSRCFLGGDSAGGNIVHHVAQRWTDAPPPGSPVSLAGIILLQPYFGGEERTEAELRLEGVAPVVNMRRSDWAWRAFLPEGADRNHPAAHVTGEAGPEPELAEAFPPAMVAVGGLDPLQDWQRRYGAMLRRKGKAVKVLEFPDAIHAFYCFPELPDSGRLVEEIRAFIGTNAPTHRPDA, encoded by the coding sequence ATGGAGGCCACGACGAAGAACCAAGAAACAGGCGCCGGCGACAAGAGCGCGCGGCCGTCGCCGCCGGCGCTGCCGTGGTCGGTGAGGCTCCAGCTGTTCGCGCTCGTCACCGCCAACGACATCGCGCAGCGCCGCGACGGGACCGTCAACCGCTTCCTCTTCTCCTTCGGCGACCGGCAATCGCCCGCGAGGCCGCGCCCGGACGCGCACGGCGTCCGCTCCGCCGACGTCACCGTCGACGCCTCCCGGAACCTCTGGGCGCGCGTCTACTCCCCCGCGGCGGAGGCGGCCGGGCGGACCCCGCTCCCCGTCCTCGTCTACTTCCACGGCGGCGGCTTCACGCTGCTCTCCGCGGCCTCCACGCCCATCGACGGCATGTGCCGCCGCTTCTGCCGCGAGCTGGGCGCCGTCGTCGTGTCCGTGAACTACCGCCTCGCGCCCGAGCACCGCCACCCGGCCGCCTACGACGACTGCGTGGACGTGCTCCGCTACCTCGGCGCCACCGGCGGCCTCCCCGCGGACGCCTCCGTCCCGGTCGACCTCTCCCGCTGCTTCCTCGGCGGGGACAGCGCGGGGGGCAACATCGTCCACCACGTCGCCCAGCGGTGGACGGACGCGCCTCCCCCCGGCAGCCCCGTCAGCCTCGCCGGCATCATCCTCCTGCAGCCGTACTTCGGCGGCGAGGAGCGCACGGAGGCGGAGCTGAGGCTGGAGGGCGTGGCGCCGGTGGTGAACATGCGGCGCTCCGACTGGGCGTGGAGGGCGTTCCTGCCGGAGGGGGCGGACCGGAACCACCCGGCGGCGCACGTGACGGGTGAGGCGGGCCCGGAGCCCGAGCTGGCGGAGGCGTTCCCGCCGGCGATGGTGGCCGTCGGCGGGCTGGACCCGCTGCAGGACTGGCAGCGGCGGTACGGCGCCATGCTGCGGCGGAAGGGGAAGGCGGTCAAGGTGCTCGAGTTCCCGGACGCCATCCACGCCTTCTACTGCTTCCCGGAGCTCCCCGACTCCGGCAGGCTCGTGGAGGAGATCAGGGCGTTCATCGGGACCAACGCGCCCACTCATCGCCCCGATGCTTGA